The genome window CAGGTTCCGGCCTATCGGTCAATTTAACCAGCATATCGCCTTTCCCGAGCAAAGCTTCGGCGCCTTTTTCATCGAGAATGATTGATGACTCGGTATGTTTCTGTACACGTAGCGCGATTCGAACAGGAATATTACTGCGAAGCAAGCCACTAAACGTATTGGAATCCGGCCGTTGCGTGGCAAGCACCAGATGGATGCCGGCGGAGCGTGCTTTCTGGGCCAGTCGCAGTCGCACCAGCGGCGCTTCCAGTTCGCGAGGTTGCATGAATAAATCCGCAAGCTCTTCCACTACCAATACAATACGCGGCAGCGCGGTTTGCAGGGTCGCTTCGTCAATATTCCTGGCGCCCATTTCGGCAAACAGCCGGTTTCTGGACTCCATTTTTTCAACCAGAGTATTCAGTATCTCGGCGGCATCGACCACCGAAGTTGCTACGGTGCGGCCGAACAGGTTCGGAATTTTACCGTAGGCATTCAATTCCGTGCCTTTCGGATCGATCAGCGCTAAACGCAACTGTTTGGGCGTCAGCGTCGCAAGCAGCGATACCAGCAGGCTGTGCAGACAAACGGTTTTTCCACTGCCGGTCGCACCGGCAATCCGCATATGCGGAGCGGCTGCCAAATCCATGGCTACGTCGTCGCCCAACAGAGACGCGCCCAGCCACAACGGCAGTTTTTCGGCGCGCGGCTGCTCCGCCCAGTCGAACAAACGCCCCGGTAAAACCGTTTTCCAGCGTTCCGGCGGGCGCGGTATGTCAATATCGGCCACCCCGGCTTCATTATCGACAGTCAGCATTACGCTGTCGTCGGGTACGCTCAGTCGAAAAGCAATTTTGGACAACCCTTTCCTGAGCGTATCCAAGTGATTGATATTCGACAGATAAAGCGAAAAGCGATCCACACGGATGCCTTGGCGCGATTGCCGGATTTCTGCCGTGACGCCGATTTCGGTTAATGCTTCTCGCAGTATGTCCGCGTCGACATCAGTACCGCTATCTCCAGGGCTTAGCTGCGCATCTGCAAGCAACTCTTCGCGCAACCAATTGGCGAAGCTATGGTTGCGGCTCCAGCTGGTGCGTATTTCACGTAGCCCTCGTCGGACATGGCGTTGCAGTAAACGGACATAACGAGATTCAGATGCGAACAGGTCTTCATCGTGATAGGCGCTCAATAATGCGCGAACCGCATCGTCGAAGTCCCGAAGAGCCTGCGTTGCCTCGTTTTTTCCTCGGCCGGTCACTTGTTCAAGTGAATAGTTGGAACCTTTGGTTGATGAGTGAATCGTATCGAACTCTGATTCCGGTTGGGTTTCCATGCGCAAAGACTTGGCTAAAGCCAAGCGTAATACACGGTATTTTGGCGCTTTATATGTGCGAAAGCCATAGACCAATACCTGGTCAATGATAACTTCATCTTCATGGCTGGTATATATATCAGCCATGGACTGTCTCTGTCTTACGTTTAATCGGCACCGCGCACGCTGCCTCACCAGATGGATTGAGCAAATGAAACTCACGGTAAATGTATGGCGCCAATAAACTATATTTTCTGTCACCCAACTCGGAATCGGTAGGCAACAGAATTAACTGCCGCGCTGCGTGTGGATAATATAGGGGCGGTTTCAAATTCCAAGTGCAACGGTTGTTGATTCGCACATAGCCTCATCCTTTTGGCAATTATGCAGGAATTCGGCATAAACTTCCAAGGGGGTTCTAAACCCGAGAATTTTTCTCGGTCTCGTGTTCAGTCTGTATGCGATTTCATCCAGTTGCTCCTGCGAGTAGGTCGACAAATCGGTTCCTTTGGGTAAATACTGGCGCAGTAGTCCATTGGTGTTCTCGTTACTTCCGCGTTGCCAAGGGCTATGAGGGTCGGCAAAGTAGATGGTGATGCCCGCTCGCTCACTGAGCGTTTTATGGCAGCTCATTTCCTTACCTTGATCATAGGTCATGGTTTTGCGCATCGGCTCATGGACACGGTTCAATGCGTTACTGAAGCCTTCCAGTGCGGCTTCAGCCGTGCCGGACGTCATAGCCGCCAGCATCACAAGGCGGCTGCTACGCTCGACCAGCGTGCCTACCGAAGAACGATTGCCTGACCCCTTGATCAGATCACCTTCCCAATGCCCTGGAACCAGCCGGTCTTCAATCTCCGGTGGACGTACATGCAAGCTGTTCATATCAGGTATCTGACCACGCCGATCGGTTCCTCTGGCGCGAGGACGTCTGCCCGTGTGAGATTGCCGCAAACAGCTCAACAGTTCGCTGCGTAATTCACCGCGTGGGAAGGCATACAGTGCGGTGTATATCGTTTCATGTGACACCGTAAGGGCTCCCTGCTCTGCATACACGCGCTTGAGTGTGCCAGAAATCTGTTCAGGCGACCAACCTTCATGCAGAAAGTAATCGACTACGCCAAAAAGCAGGCTATCCGGTAATAATTTGCGCGGCTTTCGAGCCATATGGCGTAACTGCCTCGCTCGTATCCCCGCCGTACCTGCGCAATAGCTACCAGACTTGACTGGATTGCGTAACAATTCGCGACTGATCGTTGACGGAGATCGCTGTAATCTCAAAGCCATCGCCCTCAGGCTATGTCCATCTGACTTCATCAACATGATCGCGGCACGATCCTCTGCACTTAAGTGATTATATTTCTTTTCCATTGCAACACCTTATCATAGTGTTGCACTTGTATTTTGAGCCCGCCAGGGTTAATAAGTTGTCTTGATGTTGACGATCTATACGTCCCAATGGAGTATCGAAAATTACTGGTAATTTCCTACCGGAAACGTCCTGAAGCGCCCATAGCAAGGCTGTGGCGGCCAGTTGCTCCCGCATCTTTATCTTGATCTGCTGCTTGTACGCATCCAATAGCTGGCGCATGTTGTCCAGTAGATTCAAGCGGTTTTTTGCGGCATGAGATTCCTTTGTCTTTTGCTGTAAAGACTCGATCTGTTTTATCAGTGGTCCGAATTCGCGACGGGCATTCGCCATGTCGGTTTCAATTTTCCTTGTGCGGTCACGCTTGTTCAATAAATCGTCTTGCGTTTGCGCTAATACACGCTCCAACTGTTCCAGGCGCATTTTGTCGTCTTCGGAAATCTGACGGACGTTTTGTAGCTGGTTTTCCAGCGTCATTATGGTCTTTTCGGCTTTTAACGCGCAGGCTATATTCTCTCTAATCGTTTCGGAAGCAATTTGTTCCGGTTGGTAAGCCGCGAGCAGATTGGCAAGCCGCTTCGCGCGCCCGGTTCCGATTTGGAATAAACTGTCCCTGTCTACGTTAACATCGTGCGATTCCAACAACTTTAAAATACGAGCCTGATAGAATTGCTTTTGGCTGTCGTTGAGCCGGTTATCCGGGTAAGGCGGAATAGTAAATATCTCCGTAAGCGGGCCTTTCAGCGAAGCCAATAATTCCGAGGTCACATTGCCTTGACTGGATGCGCAGCTTTCCGCCGCCAGCATCGCTTTTTGAGTTAGTTGCGGAGTGATGCGAAAAATGCCGTCATTCTCGAAGACGGAGGACAAAGCCGATAACGCCACGGCCAAATTTTCTTCTTCCTTGCGTTTCTCCGCGTCCAGTCGCGCAGCGCCTTCGATGCTGCCGGCTCCTCGCAATAATCGAATTTTATGTTGTAGTCGGCGTATTTCGGCTTCCGACTCATCTATATCACCAAAAACTTGCTCTCGTTCCTGTTCCCGCTCGGAAATCAACAGGTTCAGTGTTTCTCGGCGGTGTTCGGCATTGAGTAACTCCTGTTGGGCTTCTGCTCTGAGCGCCTGTCGGTTCCAGTCTCGACGTATTTGCTTTAGACACTCCTGCACATTATCAACCGAGCGGATATTGAGCAGTTGCTCCATTTTTTCGATGGTTTGGTTGCGATTGGCTTCCGCCAGATACCCGACTTCTTCGGCATCGAAAAAGAAAAAAGGAATATAGTCTAGCGGCAATAATCTGGACAGGTACTGCTGTGCCTCATCCTTGCTAAATTCGGGGTTGTGCGGCGCCTGTACGGTCAAGCTATCCTTTTAATCGTCGCTCCGCAAATCCCAGCTACGCGTAATACGCGTCTCTTGGTCTGTTTCGTCTAGTAAAACGGCACTGACACCGCAACGGGCTTCACCGCTGGCGCGCGCCTTGTGATTTAAAATGCCCCACCGCTCTTGAGTGCCCAGCACGAAACTTTTTTGCGTGCCTGGACTGCCGCGTTGCATACCGGCCATTAACTCTTTGGTGACTCCGCCAAACAGCAGCTTGACGCTGTTCAGAAAACTGGTTTTACCATAACCATTACGCTCCATTATTACAACGATATTTCCCGCTTCGCCTTGCGGACGAGCGAGATCGAAGCAGACTTCGCCATAATAAGAAAACAGGTTGTGAATAGTGACGGATTTAAAAATCATTCCATTAAAACAAGTTTATTTGTAAGTGCAGACTCAACGGTTTTTTCCAAATCGCGTCTTAAATTGGCCTGACTACCCCATTGACTCAAATCCGGGTATTTCTCTATCAGCGCCGCCATATCATCAGCCAATTCGCCGGGAATGCCGTAAGAGCTTGCCAGTTCTCTCAGTATTCCCTTATGTTTCTCATTCATCTGTGGTTAACTGCTCTGCTTTCCGAGACTTTCGACACTATATCGCTCAGTAATTAGCTAATCACTATCCGCCCACTGTCAACTGTTCCTGGCCAAGCATCAACAACATTTCATAAACGAGTTGCAGCACCAGCGTCGAGTCCCTTCCTCTCGAATACGCAACCATCCAGAGCTTTGCGTCGGACAATAAGTTGTTTTTTAAAAGCGACCGGGAATATTGGATATGTGATTCCAGTAATTCGGCGGCTGTTGGCATCAAGGAAGTTGCGTTCACAGTACGTTTATTTTTTCGATAGTAACTATACAGCCTACCTGCTGGAGAGGAGGTGAGTCAGGCGAGACCTTTTGCGCCCATGGATGGGCGCATAGAGCTTCCATGGATGGACTTGCAGCGTGTCTCGACTGGCTTGCCTCAATTCCGACTGCTTCGGTCATGACTCAAAAGCACTCACTGAATAGTTACTTTCGATATTCATTTCTGATTTTACAAATCAGGAGAAAGCCGGAATAGTGCAGCATTGGGCTACAATAGTATAGGCTAGGAGTCGTTGTGATATTGGAGCCCAACACATGCCGCGTCCTCGTTTTCGAGTATTCGCCAACCCCCGCGTTTTGATCGTCATTGCCGGTTTGTTGGCCGGTATTATCGGCATTTACAGCCTGGCCGGCTTCGTCCTTGTTCCCCGGCTGCTGCAATCCCGGCTTCCGGCGATAGCCGCCGAGCAGCTTGGCCTGCATATGGAAATCGGCGCAGTGCGCATCAATCCGTTTGCATTTACCGCGCATGCGGAAAAATTGCGCATCCTGGACAAGCATCAACAGCCTTTGTTCGACATCGGCGCGCTGCAGGTGAATGTCGCCGGCTTGAGGTCGCTGCGGCATCCGGAACTGCATATCCAGGAAGTTCTGTTGTCCGATCTAAACCTGCGTCTGCACCGTTCGAAAAACGGGAAGTTCGATGCGTTGCCCGAACTGCGTTCATCAAGTGGTCAGACTGCGGGGGTGCCGTTCGTTATCGACAGGATAGTCGTGGAAAACGCCGCAATCGAGTTGGACGACGCGTCGCTGCAGCCGGCGTTTCAAACCCAATGGCGCGTGCATAATGCCGAGGTGCGGGACTTAAGCAGCCGAACCGGAACGCATGCCGTTGTGATGCTTGCCGCCGATGGAAAAACCGGACATGAACGGCTCGAAATCAAAGGGCATATCGGTTTGATGCCTATGAAAATTGACGCCGAGATCATTCTGAAAAACCTGGAAATAGAGCAAATCGCGCGCTATTTCACCACGGAAAGCCCTTTTGAAATCAAAAAAGCGGTTTTAAACGCCTCTATCAATTTCTCTCAGGAAAAGGACAGGCACAGCTTCAAGATAATCAACGCATCGCTGCACGAGCTTTCCGTTTCATGGAAGAAGACGGATGCTTACCTGAAAAGCAGGGAGGTATCGCTTGGCAATCTGGAAATGCACAGTCACGATGCTGAAATTCTATTGACCGATTTTACCGTCCGCGAATTGTCCATGGGCATTCTGAACGACGGCCAGGAGAGTAAAGCCACCGCTATCGATTGTCCGCTTATCGAGGCGCGTGGAATCAAGGTGAACACGGATAAGTCTGTCTTGAAAATGGAGCGTTTGACTTCCGGCGGCGCCAATATTCCGCTGTGGCGGGACCGGAACGGTCAGTTCAGCCTACCCGGCGCGCCATGGAAACAGCAGCAGGCCGCCCAGCCGGCTGTAGCATCGATAGCCGGGCAGGTGGAGGACCATTGGCAAATCGCCATCGGCATGATCGAGCTGAAACAGTACCGTGCGATATTGCAGGATTTTTCGCTGCCGTCAAATCCCTCTTACCAGTTTCCGCCGTTGCATCTGCAGCTTGATGGTTTCGATACTCATCCCGGTGCGCAGATACAGATCAATCTAAGTACGGATGCAGCGTCCGGCGGCGAGACGCATATCGAAGGCAAGCTGTCGTACAATCCGCAACTGGTCGCCGACCTTCATTTCAGCGTTGAGAATATGCCGCTGTCGCCGTTACAGCCCTATCTGGATAAATATGCGCAAATCGATCTGGTCAGCGGCCTGTTGGATGTCAGTGGCGACGTCGACTATTATCAGGGCGGTGCGGGCGATTCGATACGGTTTTCCGGAGATGCCGGCGCTACCGGTCTACTGACGCGCGACAAGCGTTTCGGCAAGGATTTTCTGGGCTGGAAAGCTCTGAATTTGAAAAAAATCGTATTCGAAAGCCTGCCCGCACAGCGTTTGAGCATCGGCGATATTTCAACGGTCGAGCCTTATGTCCGCATTGTGATCGCCCGCGACGGACATATCAATCTGAAAGAAAACCTGAAGCAGCGGCAGGCGTCCGCTTTGGAGGCGTCATCATTACCTTCATCTTCGGCAAAAGCGCTATTGGTTACCATAGGCGCTTTAAGAATCCGCGACGGGCAGGCCGATTTTTCCGATTACACGCTGAATCCGACCAGCTTTTCGGCTGATATCAAGGCGCTTAACGGGACTATCCTCAGTCTGTCGTCCGAGGAGAATACCCGCTCCGATGTGATGCTGGAGGGTCGCATCAATACCTATGATCCGGTAAAAATTTTCGGGCAGATCAATTTACTCGCAGCGAAAACCTACAGCGATCTGACGCTTCAATTCAGCGATATGGATCTGGCCCCTTTTTCGCCGTACGCGGCAAAATTTGCCGGATACCGCATTGACGAGGGCAAGCTGTCGATGGATTTGAAATATCAGCTCAAAGACGAGCAGCTCGAAGCCAGTAATCGTTTTCAGATAGACCAGCTTACGCTGGGGGAAAAAGTGGACAGCGATAGCGCGACGGATCTGCCGATAAAGCTGGCGATTGCGTTGCTGAAAGACGGCAGCGGACGCATCGAGTTCGAGCTTCCGGTAAGCGGCGATTTGAAACAGCCTGACGTCAGTATCGGCGGCATATTGGCCGACGCCGCGATGAAACTGTTCACCAAGCT of Candidatus Methylospira mobilis contains these proteins:
- a CDS encoding FtsK/SpoIIIE domain-containing protein, translating into MADIYTSHEDEVIIDQVLVYGFRTYKAPKYRVLRLALAKSLRMETQPESEFDTIHSSTKGSNYSLEQVTGRGKNEATQALRDFDDAVRALLSAYHDEDLFASESRYVRLLQRHVRRGLREIRTSWSRNHSFANWLREELLADAQLSPGDSGTDVDADILREALTEIGVTAEIRQSRQGIRVDRFSLYLSNINHLDTLRKGLSKIAFRLSVPDDSVMLTVDNEAGVADIDIPRPPERWKTVLPGRLFDWAEQPRAEKLPLWLGASLLGDDVAMDLAAAPHMRIAGATGSGKTVCLHSLLVSLLATLTPKQLRLALIDPKGTELNAYGKIPNLFGRTVATSVVDAAEILNTLVEKMESRNRLFAEMGARNIDEATLQTALPRIVLVVEELADLFMQPRELEAPLVRLRLAQKARSAGIHLVLATQRPDSNTFSGLLRSNIPVRIALRVQKHTESSIILDEKGAEALLGKGDMLVKLTDRPEPVRVHGAKIGDSEIARAIKHFTMQ
- a CDS encoding IS30 family transposase, whose protein sequence is MEKKYNHLSAEDRAAIMLMKSDGHSLRAMALRLQRSPSTISRELLRNPVKSGSYCAGTAGIRARQLRHMARKPRKLLPDSLLFGVVDYFLHEGWSPEQISGTLKRVYAEQGALTVSHETIYTALYAFPRGELRSELLSCLRQSHTGRRPRARGTDRRGQIPDMNSLHVRPPEIEDRLVPGHWEGDLIKGSGNRSSVGTLVERSSRLVMLAAMTSGTAEAALEGFSNALNRVHEPMRKTMTYDQGKEMSCHKTLSERAGITIYFADPHSPWQRGSNENTNGLLRQYLPKGTDLSTYSQEQLDEIAYRLNTRPRKILGFRTPLEVYAEFLHNCQKDEAMCESTTVALGI
- a CDS encoding ATP-binding protein — its product is MIFKSVTIHNLFSYYGEVCFDLARPQGEAGNIVVIMERNGYGKTSFLNSVKLLFGGVTKELMAGMQRGSPGTQKSFVLGTQERWGILNHKARASGEARCGVSAVLLDETDQETRITRSWDLRSDD
- a CDS encoding DNA modification system-associated small protein, producing the protein MNEKHKGILRELASSYGIPGELADDMAALIEKYPDLSQWGSQANLRRDLEKTVESALTNKLVLME
- a CDS encoding DUF748 domain-containing protein; protein product: MPRPRFRVFANPRVLIVIAGLLAGIIGIYSLAGFVLVPRLLQSRLPAIAAEQLGLHMEIGAVRINPFAFTAHAEKLRILDKHQQPLFDIGALQVNVAGLRSLRHPELHIQEVLLSDLNLRLHRSKNGKFDALPELRSSSGQTAGVPFVIDRIVVENAAIELDDASLQPAFQTQWRVHNAEVRDLSSRTGTHAVVMLAADGKTGHERLEIKGHIGLMPMKIDAEIILKNLEIEQIARYFTTESPFEIKKAVLNASINFSQEKDRHSFKIINASLHELSVSWKKTDAYLKSREVSLGNLEMHSHDAEILLTDFTVRELSMGILNDGQESKATAIDCPLIEARGIKVNTDKSVLKMERLTSGGANIPLWRDRNGQFSLPGAPWKQQQAAQPAVASIAGQVEDHWQIAIGMIELKQYRAILQDFSLPSNPSYQFPPLHLQLDGFDTHPGAQIQINLSTDAASGGETHIEGKLSYNPQLVADLHFSVENMPLSPLQPYLDKYAQIDLVSGLLDVSGDVDYYQGGAGDSIRFSGDAGATGLLTRDKRFGKDFLGWKALNLKKIVFESLPAQRLSIGDISTVEPYVRIVIARDGHINLKENLKQRQASALEASSLPSSSAKALLVTIGALRIRDGQADFSDYTLNPTSFSADIKALNGTILSLSSEENTRSDVMLEGRINTYDPVKIFGQINLLAAKTYSDLTLQFSDMDLAPFSPYAAKFAGYRIDEGKLSMDLKYQLKDEQLEASNRFQIDQLTLGEKVDSDSATDLPIKLAIALLKDGSGRIEFELPVSGDLKQPDVSIGGILADAAMKLFTKLVSAPFSAMGGLFSIGADTEGYAACIPFALGQSRLTIGDTQKLSSLTEVLKERPELYLSIRGNANSTLDRLGLAESALMTQLKNTWKISSGRENPGAGGGEPGPEDYKRLFIAFYLSKYPNDPLATALHNAPDSVEEYTQARKKVLESWKIMNADFQRLAQNRAQYLRITMIRQNGLAENRIYLQDNVITQGGNTPPGACLSLGSQ